One part of the Arabidopsis thaliana chromosome 1 sequence genome encodes these proteins:
- a CDS encoding plastid developmental protein DAG (plastid developmental protein DAG, putative; FUNCTIONS IN: molecular_function unknown; INVOLVED IN: biological_process unknown; LOCATED IN: cellular_component unknown; EXPRESSED IN: 7 plant structures; EXPRESSED DURING: petal differentiation and expansion stage, E expanded cotyledon stage, D bilateral stage; BEST Arabidopsis thaliana protein match is: cobalt ion binding (TAIR:AT3G15000.1); Has 261 Blast hits to 241 proteins in 13 species: Archae - 0; Bacteria - 0; Metazoa - 0; Fungi - 0; Plants - 261; Viruses - 0; Other Eukaryotes - 0 (source: NCBI BLink).), producing the protein MARIIRRPLNLTAAVRFRLSPLSPFSGNSGSINSETTSWSELIRVPSLVEGCDYKHWLVLMKPPNGYPTRNHIVQSFVETLAMALGSEEEAKRSIYSVSTKYYYAFGCRIHEPLTYKIRSLPDVKWVLPDSFIVDGDNRYGVFFAGEPFVDGEVVPYDEKYHADWLRDQTDEDAKSGVVKKKHRRKRKKKLI; encoded by the exons ATGGCGAGGATCATCAGAAGACCGTTAAATTTGACGGCGGCCGTCCGGTTCCGACTTTCTCCGTTGTCTCCATTCTCCGGTAACTCTGGTTCTATTAACTCGGAAACGACTAGTTGGTCTGAGTTAATTCGAGTACCGAGTTTAGTCGAGGGATGCGATTACAAGCACTGGCTGGTTCTCATGAAGCCTCCCAATGGATACCCAACTCGAAATCACATTGTCCAAAGCTTTGTCGAAACCCTAGCCATGGCTCTAGGGAG cgaagaagaagctaagaGATCGATATACTCTGTATCTACAAAGTACTACTATGCATTTGGCTGCAGGATTCATGAACCTTTGACTTACAAGATTAGAT CTCTGCCTGATGTTAAATGGGTTTTACCAGATTCGTTTATAGTGGATGGTGACAATAGATACGGAG ttttttttgcaggAGAGCCGTTTGTCGATGGAGAAGTTGTTCCGTATGATGAGAAGTATCATGCGGACTGGCTACGAGATCAAACTGATGAGGATGCTAAAAGCGGAGTAGTCAAAAAGAAGCATAggaggaaaagaaagaagaagttgatttAA
- a CDS encoding tRNA synthetase beta subunit family protein (tRNA synthetase beta subunit family protein; FUNCTIONS IN: phenylalanine-tRNA ligase activity, RNA binding, magnesium ion binding, nucleotide binding, ATP binding; INVOLVED IN: phenylalanyl-tRNA aminoacylation, translation; LOCATED IN: phenylalanine-tRNA ligase complex, cytoplasm; EXPRESSED IN: 23 plant structures; EXPRESSED DURING: 14 growth stages; CONTAINS InterPro DOMAIN/s: Putative DNA binding domain (InterPro:IPR009061), tRNA synthetase, B5 (InterPro:IPR005147), Phenylalanyl-tRNA synthetase, class IIc, beta subunit, archae/euk cytosolic (InterPro:IPR004531), B3/B4 tRNA-binding domain (InterPro:IPR005146); Has 6477 Blast hits to 6464 proteins in 2647 species: Archae - 257; Bacteria - 4445; Metazoa - 257; Fungi - 153; Plants - 56; Viruses - 0; Other Eukaryotes - 1309 (source: NCBI BLink).) yields MPTISVGRDRLFAALGESYTQEKFEELCFSFGIELDDVTTEKAIIRKEKHIDEEADDDEEIIYKIEIPANRPDLLCLEGLAQSLRVFIEKQEIPTYTLADISKDKILQMNVKPETSKIRPFVVCAVLRGVTFDEARYNSFIDLQDKLHQNICRRRSLVAIGTHDLDTLQGPFTYEALPPTDINFVPLKQTKSFRADELIEFYKSDMKLKKFLHIIENSPVFPVLYDSKRTVLSLPPIINGAHSAITLQTKNVFIECTATDLTKAKIVLNTMVTTFSEFCARKFEIEPVEVTYDDGKSYIYPDLAVYDMEVPLSFITDSIGVSLKVEQVTSLLTRMQLQAEQAKSSDNQCAIKVHVPPSRSDVLHPCDVMEDVAIAYGFNNIPTRKPASIKPLTLNELTDLLRIEIAMCVYTEVVTWLLCSHKENFAMLNREDVNSAVIVGNPRSADFEAMRRALMPGLLKTVGHNNKYPKPIKIFEISDVVMLDESKDVGASNRRHLAALYCGATSGFELIHGLVDRIMEVMAIPFLTIHENNVPINEKDGYYVKLSQEPEFLPGRQASIIVRGKHIGNFGIVHPEVLNNFDIPDPCSYLELDIEAIL; encoded by the exons ATGCCAACCATCAGTGTTGGCAGAGACCGTTTGTTCGCTGCTCTTGGAGAATCCTATA CTCAGGAAAAATTCGAGGAACTGTGTTTCAGTTTCGGTATCGAGCTTGACGATGTG ACTACTGAAAAGGCAATAATCAGAAAAGAGAAGCACATCGATGAAgaagctgatgatgatgaagaaatcaTCTACAAGATTGAAATTCCTGCCAACAG ACCTGATTTGCTTTGCCTCGAAGGGCTTGCTCAATCTCTTCGCGTTTTCATCGAGAAACAGGAGATACCAACGTATACTCTTGCTGACATTAGCAAAGACAAGATCCTTCAAATGAATGTTAAACCTGAG ACATCGAAGATTCGTCCATTTGTTGTATGTGCTGTTTTAAGAGGTGTAACCTTTGACGAGGCTCGTTACAACAGCTTCATTGATCTTCAGGATAAGTTACATCAGAATATTTGCAG GCGAAGGTCCTTGGTTGCTATTGGAACTCATGACCTTGATACATTGCAGGGTCCTTTCACATACGAG GCTTTGCCGCCAACGGATATAAATTTTGTACCTTTGAAGCAA ACAAAGAGCTTCAGGGCTGACGAACTTATTGAATTCTACAAG TCTGATATGAAGCTGAAAAAGTTTCTACACATAATCGAGAATTCACCCGTCTTCCCTGTTTTATACGACAGTAAGAG AACTGTGCTGTCATTGCCACCTATTATCAATGGTGCACATTCAGCAATTACCTTACAGACAAAGAATGTCTTCATTGAATGTACTGCAACTGATTTGACGAAGGCCAAGATTGTTTTGAATACAATG GTTACAACCTTCTCAGAATTTTGTGCCAGAAAATTTGAGATTGAGCCTGTTGAAGTTACATACGACGATGGAAAGTCATACATCTATCCGGATTTAGCTGTCTATGATATGGAAgttcctctctctttcattaCAGACTCAATTGGAGTCTCTTTAAAGGTGGAACAG GTTACAAGTCTGCTGACCCGAATGCAGCTGCAAGCTGAGCAAGCAAAATCTAGTGATAACCAGTGTGCCATCAAAGTACATGTACCCCCCAGCAGGAGCGACGTTCTCCACCCTTGTGATGTTATGGAG GATGTTGCCATTGCCTATGGTTTCAATAACATTCCAACAAGAAAGCCTGCTTCGATAAAACCACTGACTTTGAATGAGCTCACTGATCTTCTAAGAATAGAG atTGCGATGTGTGTGTACACGGAGGTGGTAACGTGGCTACTATGCTCACATAAGGAAAACTTTGCGATGCTAAATAGAGAGGATGTTAATTCAGCCGTCATAGTTGGGAACCCGCGGTCTGCTGATTTTGAG GCCATGAGGAGGGCTCTCATGCCCGGATTATTGAAGACAGTTGGTCACAACAATAAATACCCTAAACCAATTAAG ATTTTTGAAATCAGTGATGTGGTCATGTTGGATGAGAGCAAAGACGTTGGTGCATCCAATCGTCGCCATCTCGCTGCACTATACTGTGGTGCTACTTCTGGATTTGAG CTTATCCATGGCCTGGTCGATAGGATCATGGAAGTGATGGCAATACCATTTCTAACAATCCATGAAAATAACGTACCAATCAATGAAAAAGACGGATACTATGTAAAGCTCTCCCAA GAACCCGAGTTTCTACCGGGCAGGCAAGCTAGCATCATTGTCAGAGGGAAACATATTGGTAACTTTGGAATCGTGCATCCTGAG GTTTTGAACAACTTTGACATCCCTGATCCATGCTCTTACTTGGAGTTAGACATCGAAGCTATcttatag
- a CDS encoding Protein kinase superfamily protein (Protein kinase superfamily protein; FUNCTIONS IN: protein serine/threonine kinase activity, protein kinase activity, kinase activity, ATP binding; INVOLVED IN: protein amino acid phosphorylation; LOCATED IN: chloroplast; EXPRESSED IN: stem, stamen; EXPRESSED DURING: 4 anthesis; CONTAINS InterPro DOMAIN/s: Protein kinase, ATP binding site (InterPro:IPR017441), Protein kinase, catalytic domain (InterPro:IPR000719), Serine/threonine-protein kinase-like domain (InterPro:IPR017442), Protein kinase-like domain (InterPro:IPR011009), Serine/threonine-protein kinase, active site (InterPro:IPR008271); BEST Arabidopsis thaliana protein match is: Protein kinase superfamily protein (TAIR:AT2G05940.1); Has 117177 Blast hits to 115768 proteins in 3832 species: Archae - 95; Bacteria - 13818; Metazoa - 42881; Fungi - 10101; Plants - 32805; Viruses - 333; Other Eukaryotes - 17144 (source: NCBI BLink).) — translation MRFSWKNICLPISCINNTNQKKTTTTNPPKEKLLLLSRQTSVPSRVYMSDFSNSTISLNDFSNSFFINIHIFTYEELKTITQGFSKYNFLGEGGFGEVYKGFVDDSLKTGLKDQPVAVKALKREGGQGHREWLAEVIILGQLKHPHLVNLVGYCCEDDERLLVYEYMERGNLEDHLFQKYGGALPWLTRVKILLGAAKGLEFLHKQEKPVIYRDFKPSNILLSSDFSSKLSDFGLATDGSEEEDSNFTKSVMGTEGYAAPEYISAGNLTTMSDVFSFGVVLLEMLTARKAVEKYRAQRGRNLVEWARPMLKDPNKLERIIDPSLEGKYSVEGIRKAAALAYQCLSHNPKSRPTMTTVVKTLEPILDLKDIQNGPFVYIVPVAGVSEVHEIKCKDDVKVVKEETEKDAKVFPRHRAGRRNRRKHKAMRSRAVYSDTALYKSLGTSLYNPAN, via the exons ATGAGATTTTCTTGGAAGAATATATGTCTTCCCATAAGCTGCATCAATAACACAAACCAGAAGAAGACTACAACAACAAACCCACCAAAggaaaaacttcttcttctctccagACAAACCTCTGTTCCAAGCAGAGTCTACATGTCCGATTTCAGCAATTCAACCATCTCACTCAACGACTTCTCAAACTCTTTCTTCATAAACATTCACATATTCACCTACGAAGAGCTCAAAACGATCACACAAGGCTTCTCAAAGTATAATTTCCTCGGTGAAGGAGGTTTCGGGGAAGTCTACAAAGGTTTCGTTGATGATAGCCTCAAGACTGGTTTGAAAGATCAGCCTGTTGCTGTTAAGGCTTTGAAACGAGAAGGTGGACAAGGCCATAGAGAGTGGCTG GCTGAAGTTATAATCCTTGGTCAGTTGAAGCATCCACATCTGGTAAATTTGGTCGGATACTGCTGTGAGGATGATGAGAGGCTTCTAGTATACGAGTACATGGAACGAGGCAATCTGGAAGACCATTTATTTCAAA AGTATGGTGGAGCCTTGCCTTGGTTAACAAGAGTGAAGATTCTTCTAGGTGCTGCGAAAGGCCTTGAGTTCCTTCACAAACAAGAGAAACCTGTCATATACAGAGATTTTAAGCCTTCCAACATCCTCTTGAGCTCG GACTTCAGCTCTAAGCTTTCAGATTTCGGCTTAGCCACAGATGgatcagaggaagaagactcAAACTTTACCAAAAGTGTAATGGGCACAGAAGGATATGCAGCTCCAGAATACATCTCAGCAG GTAATCTGACGACAATGAGTGACGTGTTCAGTTTTGGGGTGGTGCTTTTGGAGATGCTAACAGCTAGAAAGGCAGTGGAGAAGTACCGGGCACAGAGAGGGAGGAACCTAGTGGAATGGGCAAGACCCATGTTAAAGGATCCCAACAAGCTTGAACGGATCATAGACCCGAGTCTCGAAGGGAAATACTCGGTAGAAGGCATCAGAAAGGCAGCTGCTTTGGCTTACCAGTGCCTGAGCCACAACCCTAAGTCACGACCAACTATGACCACTGTGGTTAAAACCCTAGAGCCTATTCTAGACCTCAAAGATATCCAAAACGGACCGTTTGTGTACATTGTTCCAGTAGCAGGTGTAAGTGAAGTTCATGAGATCAAATGTAAGGATGATGTCAAAGTCGTaaaagaggaaacagagaaggACGCAAAAGTCTTCCCACGACACCGAGCAGGTCGAAGGAACAGACGTAAACACAAGGCAATGAGGTCTCGTGCAGTATATTCAGACACTGCTCTATACAAGAGTCTAGGAACCAGTTTATATAATCCAGCCAACTAA
- a CDS encoding plastid developmental protein DAG (plastid developmental protein DAG, putative; BEST Arabidopsis thaliana protein match is: cobalt ion binding (TAIR:AT3G15000.1); Has 238 Blast hits to 218 proteins in 13 species: Archae - 0; Bacteria - 0; Metazoa - 0; Fungi - 0; Plants - 238; Viruses - 0; Other Eukaryotes - 0 (source: NCBI BLink).) has product MARIIRRPLNLTAAVRFRLSPLSPFSGNSGSINSETTSWSELIRVPSLVEGCDYKHWLVLMKPPNGYPTRNHIVQSFVETLAMALGSEEEAKRSIYSVSTKYYYAFGCRIHEPLTYKIRSLPDVKWVLPDSFIVDGDNRYGGEPFVDGEVVPYDEKYHADWLRDQTDEDAKSGVVKKKHRRKRKKKLI; this is encoded by the exons ATGGCGAGGATCATCAGAAGACCGTTAAATTTGACGGCGGCCGTCCGGTTCCGACTTTCTCCGTTGTCTCCATTCTCCGGTAACTCTGGTTCTATTAACTCGGAAACGACTAGTTGGTCTGAGTTAATTCGAGTACCGAGTTTAGTCGAGGGATGCGATTACAAGCACTGGCTGGTTCTCATGAAGCCTCCCAATGGATACCCAACTCGAAATCACATTGTCCAAAGCTTTGTCGAAACCCTAGCCATGGCTCTAGGGAG cgaagaagaagctaagaGATCGATATACTCTGTATCTACAAAGTACTACTATGCATTTGGCTGCAGGATTCATGAACCTTTGACTTACAAGATTAGAT CTCTGCCTGATGTTAAATGGGTTTTACCAGATTCGTTTATAGTGGATGGTGACAATAGATACGGAG gAGAGCCGTTTGTCGATGGAGAAGTTGTTCCGTATGATGAGAAGTATCATGCGGACTGGCTACGAGATCAAACTGATGAGGATGCTAAAAGCGGAGTAGTCAAAAAGAAGCATAggaggaaaagaaagaagaagttgatttAA
- the LOX4 gene encoding PLAT/LH2 domain-containing lipoxygenase family protein (PLAT/LH2 domain-containing lipoxygenase family protein; FUNCTIONS IN: oxidoreductase activity, acting on single donors with incorporation of molecular oxygen, incorporation of two atoms of oxygen, lipoxygenase activity, iron ion binding, metal ion binding; INVOLVED IN: growth, jasmonic acid biosynthetic process, response to wounding, defense response; LOCATED IN: chloroplast; EXPRESSED IN: 17 plant structures; EXPRESSED DURING: 8 growth stages; CONTAINS InterPro DOMAIN/s: Lipoxygenase, iron binding site (InterPro:IPR020833), Lipoxygenase, C-terminal (InterPro:IPR013819), Lipoxygenase, LH2 (InterPro:IPR001024), Lipase/lipooxygenase, PLAT/LH2 (InterPro:IPR008976), Lipoxygenase, conserved site (InterPro:IPR020834), Lipoxygenase (InterPro:IPR000907), Lipoxygenase, plant (InterPro:IPR001246); BEST Arabidopsis thaliana protein match is: lipoxygenase 3 (TAIR:AT1G17420.1); Has 1471 Blast hits to 1433 proteins in 182 species: Archae - 0; Bacteria - 79; Metazoa - 528; Fungi - 49; Plants - 786; Viruses - 0; Other Eukaryotes - 29 (source: NCBI BLink).), with translation MALANEIMGSRLIFERSSSLASPFHSRFSIKKKTQRTQFSINPFDPRPMRAVNSSGVVAAISEDLVKTLRISTVGRKQEKEEEEEKSVKFKVRAVATVRNKNKEDFKETLVKHLDAFTDKIGRNVVLELMSTQVDPKTNEPKKSKAAVLKDWSKKSNSKAERVHYTAEFTVDSAFGSPGAITVTNKHQKEFFLESITIEGFACGPVHFPCNSWVQSQKDHPSKRILFTNQPYLPSETPSGLRTLREKELENLRGNGKGERKLSDRIYDYDVYNDIGNPDISRELARPTLGGREFPYPRRCRTGRSSTDTDMMSERRVEKPLPMYVPRDEQFEESKQNTFAACRLKAVLHNLIPSLKASILAEDFANFGEIDSLYKEGLLLKLGFQDDMFKKFPLPKIVTTLQKSSEGLLRYDTPKIVSKDKYAWLRDDEFARQAIAGINPVNIERVTSYPPVSNLDPEIYGPGLHSALTEDHIIGQLDGLTVQQALETNRLFMVDYHDIYLPFLDRINALDGRKAYATRTILFLTRLGTLKPIAIELSLPSQSSSNQKSKRVVTPPVDATSNWMWQLAKAHVGSNDAGVHQLVNHWLRTHACLEPFILAAHRQLSAMHPIFKLLDPHMRYTLEINAVARQTLISADGVIESCFTAGQYGLEISSAAYKNKWRFDMEGLPADLIRRGMAVPDPTQPHGLKLLVEDYPYANDGLLLWSAIQTWVRTYVERYYANSNLIQTDTELQAWYSESINVGHADHRDAEWWPKLSTVEDLVSVITTIIWLASAQHAALNFGQYPYGGYVPNRPPLMRRLIPDESDPEFTSFIEDPQKYFFSSMPSLLQTTKFMAVVDTLSTHSPDEEYIGERQQPSIWTGDAEIVDAFYGFSAEIGRIEKEIDKRNRDPSRRNRCGAGVLPYELMAPSSEPGVTCRGVPNSVSI, from the exons atggcTTTAGCTAATGAGATAATGGGTTCTCGTCTAATCTTCGAGAGATCATCATCACTTGCGTCTCCGTTTCATTCGCGTTTCTccatcaagaagaagacacagaGAACACAGTTCTCCATCAACCCTTTTGATCCGAGACCTATGAGAGCCGTTAACTCAAGCGGCGTTGTAGCGGCCATCAGCGAGGATTTGGTTAAAACGCTGCGTATTAGCACTGTCGGtagaaaacaagagaaggaggaagaagaggagaagtcGGTGAAGTTTAAGGTGAGAGCAGTTGCGACGGTgaggaacaaaaacaaagaggatTTTAAAGAAACTTTGGTTAAGCATTTGGATGCTTTTACTGATAAAATTGGTAGAAACGTTGTCTTGGAGCTTATGAGTACCCAAGTTGATCCAA AAACGAATGAGCCAAAGAAGAGTAAAGCGGCAGTTTTGAAAGATTGgtcaaagaaatcaaattcaaaggCGGAAAGAGTCCATTACACGGCCGAGTTCACGGTGGATTCAGCCTTTGGTTCTCCGGGAGCCATCACCGTGACcaacaaacaccaaaaagaGTTCTTTCTTGAGAGCATCACCATCGAGGGTTTCGCATGTGGCCCTGTTCACTTCCCCTGCAACTCTTGGGTCCAATCTCAAAAAGACCATCCATCCAAACGAATTCTCTTCACTAATcag CCTTACTTGCCGAGCGAGACACCGTCCGGTCTAAGAACATTAAGGGAGAAAGAATTGGAGAATCTAAGAGGAAATGgtaaaggagaaagaaaattatcaGACAGAATCTACGATTATGATGTGTACAACGACATAGGAAATCCGGACATATCACGTGAACTAGCCCGTCCCACACTTGGTGGCCGTGAATTTCCTTACCCTAGACGCTGTCGAACCGGCCGGTCTTCAACCGACACCGATATGATGTCTGAGAGGCGGGTGGAGAAACCATTACCGATGTATGTGCCAAGAGATGAGCAGTTCGAGGAGTCTAAGCAGAACACTTTTGCTGCATGTAGACTTAAGGCGGTTTTACATAACCTTATACCTTCACTAAAAGCTAGCATTTTGGCTGAGGACTTCGCTAACTTTGGTGAGATCGATAGTCTTTACAAAGAAGGCTTGCTTCTCAAGTTAGGGTTTCAAGATGATATGTTCAAGAAATTCCCTTTACCGAAGATCGTCACTACCCTCCAAAAATCAAGCGAGGGCTTGCTTAGATACGACACTCCTAAAATAGTTTCAA AGGATAAATATGCATGGCTTCGAGATGACGAGTTCGCACGCCAAGCCATAGCTGGGATCAACCCGGTCAACATAGAACGAGTCACGTCTTATCCACCGGTCAGCAATCTTGACCCTGAAATCTACGGACCAGGTCTTCACTCCGCTCTCACGGAAGACCACATCATCGGTCAACTTGATGGCTTAACCGTACAACAA GCGTTAGAGACGAACCGTTTGTTTATGGTGGACTACCATGACATATACTTACCGTTTCTAGATAGAATCAACGCGCTTGATGGACGCAAGGCTTACGCGACTCGAACCATATTGTTCTTGACCCGACTCGGTACACTCAAGCCTATCGCCATCGAGCTAAGCCTCCCTTCTCAATCAAGCTCAAACCAAAAGTCCAAGCGCGTGGTCACACCTCCAGTAGACGCAACCTCCAACTGGATGTGGCAGCTAGCCAAGGCCCACGTTGGGTCCAATGACGCTGGTGTCCACCAGCTTGTGAATCATTGGTTACGTACTCATGCGTGTTTGGAACCGTTTATATTAGCTGCTCATAGACAATTAAGCGCAATGCATCCGATATTCAAATTATTAGACCCTCACATGAGGTACACTTTGGAGATCAATGCCGTGGCACGACAGACTTTGATTAGTGCGGACGGTGTGATCGAGTCGTGCTTCACTGCTGGTCAATACGGTCTAGAGATTAGTTCCGCTGCGTATAAGAACAAATGGCGGTTTGATATGGAAGGTCTCCCTGCTGATCTCATCCGAAG gGGGATGGCTGTTCCAGACCCAACACAACCACATGGGCTTAAATTACTTGTTGAAGACTACCCATACGCCAACGACGGTCTCTTATTATGGTCCGCAATCCAAACTTGGGTCCGAACCTACGTGGAACGTTATTACGCAAACTCGAACCTAATCCAAACCGATACTGAGCTCCAAGCCTGGTACTCTGAGTCAATCAACGTAGGTCACGCTGATCACCGCGACGCCGAGTGGTGGCCGAAGCTTTCCACCGTCGAAGATCTCGTCTCCgtcatcaccaccatcatctGGCTCGCCTCGGCACAACACGCGGCACTCAACTTCGGACAATATCCTTACGGTGGCTACGTCCCGAACCGACCACCGCTAATGCGGCGGTTGATTCCCGACGAGTCAGATCCCGAGTTCACGAGTTTTATCGAAGATCCTCAAAAGTATTTTTTCTCGTCGATGCCGAGTTTATTGCAAACGACGAAGTTTATGGCGGTGGTTGATACATTGTCGACACATTCGCCGGATGAGGAGTATATCGGAGAGAGACAACAACCGTCGATATGGACTGGAGATGCTGAGATCGTAGATGCGTTTTATGGATTCTCGGCGGAAATCGGACGGATAGAGAAGGAGATTGACAAGAGGAATCGTGATCCTAGCCGTAGGAATCGCTGTGGCGCGGGAGTGTTACCGTATGAGTTGATGGCTCCGAGTTCTGAACCGGGTGTTACGTGTAGAGGAGTGCCTAATAGTGTATCTATTTag